One window of Bos indicus isolate NIAB-ARS_2022 breed Sahiwal x Tharparkar chromosome 18, NIAB-ARS_B.indTharparkar_mat_pri_1.0, whole genome shotgun sequence genomic DNA carries:
- the KLK12 gene encoding kallikrein-12 isoform X1, which produces MRASIFLLLCFVGFSHEAKEKITNGTECIPHSQPWQVGLFEGTRLRCGGVLIDRRWVLTAAHCSGSRYWVRLGEHSLSKLDWTEQIRRSGLSVTHPSYRGNLGNHDNDLRLLRLGTPVRLTTSVQPLPLPTTCATAGTECHISGWGTTNHPWSPFPDRLQCLSLSIVSNATCRAVFPGRITDNMVCAGGKAGEDACQGDSGGPLVCGGVLQGLVSWGSVGPCGQEGIPGVYTNVCKYVDWIQTVMRSN; this is translated from the exons ATGAGGGCCAGCATCTTTTTGCTCCTGTGTTTCGTTG GGTTCAGCCACGAGGCCAAAGAGAAGATCACTAATGGCACAGAGTGCATCCCTCACTCTCAGCCTTGGCAGGTGGGGCTGTTTGAGGGCACCCGTCTGCGCTGTGGGGGGGTCCTCATTGACCGCAGGTGGGTTCTCACGGCTGCTCACTGCAGCGGCAG CAGGTACTGGGTGCGCCTGGGAGAACACAGCCTGAGCAAACTGGACTGGACGGAACAGATCCGACGCAGTGGCCTCTCGGTGACCCACCCCAGCTACCGAGGCAACCTGGGGAACCATGACAATGACCTCCGGCTTCTTCGACTGGGCACCCCTGTCCGGCTGACCACCAGCgtccagcccctgcccctgcccacgaCTTGTGCAACAGCTGGCACCGAATGCCACATCTCAGGCTGGGGCACCACCAACCACCCATGGA GCCCATTCCCAGACCGACTCCAGTGCCTCAGCCTCTCCATCGTCTCCAATGCCACCTGCCGGGCAGTGTTCCCAGGGAGAATCACTGACAACATGGTGTGTGCGGGCGGCAAAGCTGGAGAGGATGCCTGCCAG GGTGATTCCGGGGGTCCCCTGGTGTGTGGCGGGGTCCTTCAGGGTCTGGTGTCCTGGGGATCCGTGGGGCCTTGCGGACAAGAAGGCATCCCAGGGGTCTACACCAATGTTTGCAAATACGTGGACTGGATCCAGACGGTCATGAGGAGCAACTGA
- the KLK12 gene encoding kallikrein-12 isoform X2, whose product MRASIFLLLCFVGFSHEAKEKITNGTECIPHSQPWQVGLFEGTRLRCGGVLIDRRWVLTAAHCSGRYWVRLGEHSLSKLDWTEQIRRSGLSVTHPSYRGNLGNHDNDLRLLRLGTPVRLTTSVQPLPLPTTCATAGTECHISGWGTTNHPWSPFPDRLQCLSLSIVSNATCRAVFPGRITDNMVCAGGKAGEDACQGDSGGPLVCGGVLQGLVSWGSVGPCGQEGIPGVYTNVCKYVDWIQTVMRSN is encoded by the exons ATGAGGGCCAGCATCTTTTTGCTCCTGTGTTTCGTTG GGTTCAGCCACGAGGCCAAAGAGAAGATCACTAATGGCACAGAGTGCATCCCTCACTCTCAGCCTTGGCAGGTGGGGCTGTTTGAGGGCACCCGTCTGCGCTGTGGGGGGGTCCTCATTGACCGCAGGTGGGTTCTCACGGCTGCTCACTGCAGCGGCAG GTACTGGGTGCGCCTGGGAGAACACAGCCTGAGCAAACTGGACTGGACGGAACAGATCCGACGCAGTGGCCTCTCGGTGACCCACCCCAGCTACCGAGGCAACCTGGGGAACCATGACAATGACCTCCGGCTTCTTCGACTGGGCACCCCTGTCCGGCTGACCACCAGCgtccagcccctgcccctgcccacgaCTTGTGCAACAGCTGGCACCGAATGCCACATCTCAGGCTGGGGCACCACCAACCACCCATGGA GCCCATTCCCAGACCGACTCCAGTGCCTCAGCCTCTCCATCGTCTCCAATGCCACCTGCCGGGCAGTGTTCCCAGGGAGAATCACTGACAACATGGTGTGTGCGGGCGGCAAAGCTGGAGAGGATGCCTGCCAG GGTGATTCCGGGGGTCCCCTGGTGTGTGGCGGGGTCCTTCAGGGTCTGGTGTCCTGGGGATCCGTGGGGCCTTGCGGACAAGAAGGCATCCCAGGGGTCTACACCAATGTTTGCAAATACGTGGACTGGATCCAGACGGTCATGAGGAGCAACTGA